Proteins from a genomic interval of Nitrospinota bacterium:
- the lpxA gene encoding acyl-ACP--UDP-N-acetylglucosamine O-acyltransferase: MAIHPTAIIDPKAKIDSSAEIGAYAIIGGNVEIAAGCKIAPHASIDHCRLGERTRVGTHTVLGGDPQMLNWKEVPSLVVIGKDVWIHELVTIHRGMYENGVTSIGDRCMIMSNSHIAHDCDFHNDVIYTTLSGVAGHVTIEEFAIISAEVGIHQHVRIGAYAMVGGMSRIVQDVVPFMMVEGSPAKIRTTNAIGLKRKGFSKEARDNIRRAFKVLFQSGLSTSSAVEELKKLDDSNGVIKRIIDFIGNSKRGITGG; the protein is encoded by the coding sequence ATGGCGATACATCCGACAGCGATAATAGATCCGAAGGCAAAAATAGATTCGTCCGCAGAGATAGGGGCATACGCCATCATCGGCGGAAACGTGGAGATAGCGGCGGGATGCAAGATCGCTCCGCACGCTTCGATCGACCATTGCCGTCTTGGCGAAAGGACGCGCGTAGGGACGCATACTGTTCTAGGGGGGGATCCGCAGATGCTCAACTGGAAAGAGGTCCCCTCGCTTGTGGTGATAGGGAAGGACGTCTGGATACATGAGCTGGTGACCATCCACCGCGGGATGTACGAGAACGGCGTTACTTCGATAGGCGACCGCTGCATGATAATGAGCAACAGCCATATAGCGCACGACTGCGATTTCCATAACGACGTAATTTACACTACGCTTTCGGGGGTAGCTGGTCACGTTACGATTGAGGAGTTCGCCATCATCAGTGCGGAGGTCGGCATACATCAGCATGTAAGGATAGGGGCGTACGCGATGGTCGGCGGGATGTCGAGGATAGTTCAGGACGTGGTCCCGTTCATGATGGTGGAAGGCTCTCCGGCGAAGATACGCACGACAAACGCGATAGGCCTTAAGAGAAAAGGTTTTTCAAAGGAGGCGCGCGACAATATCCGGCGCGCTTTCAAAGTACTTTTCCAGTCGGGACTCTCTACATCTTCCGCGGTCGAAGAGCTGAAAAAGCTAGATGACAGCAACGGTGTGATAAAGAGGATCATAGATTTCATAGGCAACTCGAAGCGGGGCATCACCGGGGGTTGA
- the fabZ gene encoding 3-hydroxyacyl-ACP dehydratase FabZ, producing the protein MVMNIEEIMAALPHRYPFLLVDRVLEIKKGEYIKAIKMVSMNEPHFPGHFPGNPIMPGVMILEAMAQAATCLAVKSEEGAGGKILPLFAGVEKARFKAPVRPGDVLVLEVTVSRRRGYLWWLECVGTVDGKVVCKADIQAALQTIE; encoded by the coding sequence ATGGTTATGAATATCGAAGAGATAATGGCGGCGCTTCCGCACCGTTATCCGTTCCTGCTGGTCGACAGGGTTCTGGAGATAAAAAAGGGGGAGTACATCAAGGCCATCAAGATGGTGAGCATGAACGAGCCGCATTTCCCCGGGCACTTCCCTGGCAATCCGATAATGCCGGGGGTAATGATACTTGAAGCTATGGCGCAGGCGGCGACATGCCTCGCGGTGAAGAGCGAGGAAGGTGCTGGGGGAAAGATACTTCCGCTCTTTGCCGGCGTGGAGAAGGCGCGATTCAAGGCTCCGGTAAGGCCGGGGGACGTTCTTGTGCTGGAGGTCACGGTGAGCAGAAGGCGCGGCTACCTCTGGTGGCTTGAGTGTGTCGGAACGGTCGACGGAAAGGTGGTCTGCAAGGCCGACATCCAGGCGGCGCTTCAGACCATAGAATAG
- the lpxD gene encoding UDP-3-O-(3-hydroxymyristoyl)glucosamine N-acyltransferase, with amino-acid sequence MKLSEIAKAVGGSITGDGNIDISRCASAEKAGTGDITFVENRKFLSSLERKSGEKPSAVIVGEGMGESVADIASIETKQPMLAFVAVMKILHSEKFGYSGVHPTAFVDKTATLGDGVAVGPLAFVGAGAVIGKNSVIHPNATVGAGCRIGDDCVIHSGAQVIHATVMGDRCIVGAGTVIGSDGFKYTAGESSEPVKVPHIGIVRIGDDVEFGANCAIDRAFLDETVIESGVKLDNLVHVAHNVSIGERSLIAGQNGIAGSTRIGRGTMTGGQVGFADHITIGDGFIFAAQSGVIGDMDKPGIYAGLPAIPIMQWRRSAASMLKLPELIRKVRKLEKADDNEGD; translated from the coding sequence ATGAAGCTTTCTGAAATAGCAAAGGCCGTCGGGGGCTCGATAACTGGCGACGGAAATATCGATATCTCCCGTTGCGCATCCGCCGAAAAAGCGGGAACCGGTGATATCACCTTCGTGGAAAACCGGAAATTTCTATCATCGCTGGAGCGGAAGAGCGGGGAAAAGCCCTCTGCCGTTATCGTCGGCGAGGGGATGGGTGAGTCCGTCGCAGATATCGCTTCAATCGAAACTAAACAGCCGATGCTCGCTTTCGTTGCTGTTATGAAGATCCTTCATTCAGAAAAATTCGGATACAGCGGCGTTCACCCAACAGCCTTCGTGGACAAGACGGCAACGCTTGGTGACGGAGTCGCCGTTGGCCCGCTGGCGTTCGTCGGAGCAGGCGCGGTGATCGGGAAAAATTCCGTGATACATCCGAACGCGACCGTCGGTGCTGGTTGCCGGATAGGTGACGACTGCGTGATCCATTCCGGCGCGCAGGTTATCCACGCGACGGTGATGGGGGATAGGTGCATCGTCGGCGCGGGGACGGTTATCGGGTCGGACGGATTCAAATATACGGCGGGGGAGAGTAGCGAGCCTGTAAAGGTTCCGCATATAGGGATAGTGCGGATAGGTGACGACGTTGAGTTCGGCGCGAACTGCGCCATCGACCGCGCGTTCCTCGATGAGACGGTGATAGAGAGCGGCGTAAAGCTCGACAATCTTGTTCATGTCGCGCACAACGTATCAATCGGCGAGCGGTCGCTTATAGCGGGGCAGAACGGTATAGCCGGTTCGACAAGAATAGGGCGCGGGACGATGACCGGCGGGCAGGTAGGATTCGCCGATCATATTACGATAGGGGACGGCTTCATATTCGCGGCGCAGTCGGGCGTGATAGGCGATATGGACAAGCCGGGGATATATGCGGGACTGCCGGCGATCCCGATCATGCAGTGGAGAAGGAGCGCGGCGAGTATGCTGAAACTGCCGGAGCTTATCAGAAAAGTGAGGAAACTTGAAAAAGCAGATGACAATGAAGGAGATTGA
- a CDS encoding transposase encodes MKPLKEIKNDELHIARRNLPHWQIGESLYFITFRAKEGIQLDGSARDAVIGVILEYHKKYYDLSSAVVMHDHAHIIIKPLKKYNDVYYSLSEILKMIKGKSARKINSSLRLKRSIWQAESFDRIIRDEKELAEKCLYIRNNPVKGGLAEKPDDYPWLLEIQEVVEK; translated from the coding sequence GTGAAGCCGTTAAAAGAGATAAAAAATGACGAATTACATATTGCCAGACGAAATCTCCCTCACTGGCAGATTGGTGAATCGCTATATTTTATTACCTTTCGCGCAAAGGAGGGTATTCAACTTGATGGATCGGCAAGAGACGCAGTTATCGGGGTGATCTTGGAATATCATAAAAAGTATTACGACTTGTCGAGCGCGGTTGTGATGCATGATCATGCTCATATTATTATTAAGCCGCTTAAAAAATATAATGATGTTTATTATTCACTTTCAGAAATATTGAAAATGATAAAAGGAAAATCCGCAAGGAAAATCAATTCATCGCTACGCTTGAAACGCTCAATATGGCAAGCGGAATCGTTTGACAGGATCATCAGGGACGAAAAAGAGTTGGCGGAAAAATGTTTATATATCAGGAACAACCCTGTTAAGGGAGGCTTGGCGGAAAAGCCCGATGATTATCCCTGGTTATTGGAGATACAGGAAGTTGTGGAAAAGTAA
- the trpE gene encoding anthranilate synthase component I gives MIKPERNEFIKLSKKGNLIPVYREMFADLITPVGAFLKIAKDSRYAYLLESVEGVEKLGRYTFLGADPSIVIETSGRKGRKTTPAGVEEFTLEGDPLDEIKKVMSSYRPVGAEELPIFFGGAVGYIGYDTVRFFEKIPELSKKDTDIPDVTMMIADSLIIFDNVKQKVKVVVNAHVDGDPGKVYDESVEKIERLVSKLESEQSFKAGIGGAAKGKTEYVSNTEKERFKKSVEKCKHYIREGDIFQVVLAQRLSISLNVSAFDVYRALRTINPSPYMYYLRLGGWEVVGASPETLVRLENGKVTVRPIAGTRPRGDTEREDIALEKELLADEKELAEHIMLVDLGRNDVGRVSKGGAVKVTELKTIERYSHVMHITSTVEGDIADGKDCYDVLRATFPAGTLSGAPKIRAMEIIDELEPTRRGLYGGAVGYFGYSGNMDTAIAIRTLAVKGKTAYLGIGAGIVADSDPEKEWEETMNKGRALLKAVEASNLP, from the coding sequence GTGATAAAGCCGGAGAGGAACGAGTTTATAAAACTCTCCAAAAAGGGGAACCTCATCCCGGTATACAGGGAGATGTTCGCCGACCTCATCACCCCTGTCGGCGCGTTTTTAAAAATTGCAAAGGATTCCCGCTACGCCTATCTACTAGAATCGGTGGAGGGGGTGGAAAAGCTCGGACGCTACACCTTTCTCGGCGCAGATCCTTCGATAGTGATAGAGACCTCAGGCCGCAAAGGGAGGAAGACCACTCCGGCGGGGGTGGAGGAGTTCACGCTTGAAGGGGATCCCCTCGATGAAATAAAAAAGGTGATGTCTTCCTACAGGCCGGTAGGCGCGGAGGAGCTTCCGATATTCTTCGGGGGAGCAGTCGGATATATCGGCTACGATACCGTGCGCTTTTTCGAGAAGATCCCGGAACTTTCAAAGAAAGATACCGATATCCCCGACGTGACGATGATGATCGCCGATTCGCTCATCATCTTCGACAACGTGAAACAGAAGGTGAAAGTTGTCGTGAACGCGCATGTGGACGGCGACCCGGGGAAGGTTTACGACGAATCTGTCGAGAAAATAGAGAGGCTCGTATCGAAACTCGAATCGGAACAGTCGTTCAAGGCCGGCATCGGCGGCGCGGCGAAAGGCAAGACTGAATACGTTTCGAATACGGAGAAGGAGCGCTTTAAAAAATCGGTCGAAAAGTGCAAGCACTACATAAGGGAGGGGGATATCTTCCAGGTTGTCCTCGCGCAGAGGCTCTCCATTTCACTCAATGTTTCCGCGTTCGACGTCTACCGAGCGCTGAGGACTATCAATCCCTCGCCATACATGTACTACCTCCGTCTTGGCGGATGGGAGGTTGTAGGGGCGTCGCCGGAAACGCTTGTCCGCCTTGAGAACGGAAAGGTGACCGTAAGGCCGATAGCTGGTACCAGGCCGAGAGGGGATACGGAGAGGGAGGATATCGCGCTGGAAAAGGAACTCCTCGCCGACGAGAAGGAGCTGGCCGAACATATAATGCTTGTCGACCTCGGGAGAAACGACGTTGGACGTGTTTCGAAAGGTGGGGCGGTCAAGGTGACCGAGTTGAAAACGATAGAGCGGTATTCCCACGTGATGCACATTACATCGACGGTTGAAGGGGATATCGCTGATGGGAAGGACTGCTACGACGTGCTCCGGGCCACATTCCCGGCGGGGACACTCTCCGGCGCCCCGAAGATCAGGGCGATGGAGATCATCGATGAGCTGGAGCCGACCCGGCGCGGACTTTACGGAGGCGCGGTGGGTTATTTCGGCTATTCCGGGAATATGGATACCGCGATCGCGATAAGGACGCTAGCGGTAAAGGGGAAGACCGCTTATCTCGGCATTGGAGCGGGAATTGTCGCCGATTCCGACCCGGAGAAGGAGTGGGAAGAGACGATGAACAAAGGGCGCGCCCTGCTGAAGGCCGTCGAGGCCTCCAACCTTCCGTAG
- the truA gene encoding tRNA pseudouridine(38-40) synthase TruA — protein sequence MTEDTENNAQIDPLEKPRNLKMIVEYDGTEYSGWQTQEDKTGGPTLQQVLERCLSRLAVKNVRINCAGRTDAGVHALGQVFNVIAAFRYDNNRLLHSLNSMLPRDIAIKSIEEMENGFHPRRDALWKRYRYQIYTNPVPSPHLARTSWWMPVSMDVALMNEAAKKIVGEHNFRSFMARGSTAKSFVRSVISCNLSRSENGMITLEIVGEGFLKYMVRIIAGTLVEVGRGRFRVEDMEKIIEARDRRKAGPTAPPRGLFLVEVGYRPFGETQS from the coding sequence GTGACGGAAGATACAGAGAACAATGCGCAGATCGACCCGCTGGAAAAACCGCGTAACCTGAAAATGATCGTCGAGTACGACGGAACGGAGTATTCCGGCTGGCAGACGCAGGAGGATAAGACCGGAGGGCCTACTCTTCAGCAGGTTCTTGAAAGATGTCTCTCAAGGCTCGCGGTGAAAAACGTCCGCATCAACTGCGCCGGGCGAACCGACGCGGGGGTGCACGCCCTTGGCCAGGTGTTCAACGTGATAGCGGCGTTCCGTTATGACAATAACCGTCTCCTCCATTCGCTGAACTCCATGTTGCCGAGGGATATAGCGATAAAATCTATCGAGGAGATGGAAAACGGGTTCCATCCGAGGCGGGATGCGCTATGGAAAAGATACCGGTATCAAATATATACTAATCCTGTCCCCTCTCCGCATCTAGCGCGCACTTCATGGTGGATGCCGGTGTCGATGGACGTCGCTCTGATGAACGAAGCGGCGAAGAAAATAGTCGGTGAACACAACTTCAGGTCGTTCATGGCGAGAGGGAGCACGGCAAAGAGTTTTGTAAGATCGGTTATTTCCTGTAATCTTAGCAGGAGCGAAAACGGGATGATAACCCTTGAAATAGTAGGGGAAGGATTTCTGAAGTACATGGTGAGAATAATCGCCGGAACGCTGGTAGAAGTCGGAAGGGGAAGGTTCAGGGTTGAGGATATGGAAAAGATAATCGAAGCAAGGGACAGAAGAAAGGCGGGGCCGACCGCGCCGCCTCGCGGGCTCTTCCTTGTCGAGGTCGGATACAGGCCGTTCGGAGAAACGCAATCGTGA
- the uvrA gene encoding excinuclease ABC subunit UvrA: MKKGTILIKGAREHNLKNIDLELPRDKLIVFTGISGSGKSSLAFDTIYAEGQRRYVESLSAYARQFLEQMEKPDVDLIEGLSPAISIEQKTTSKNPRSTVGTVTEIYDYLRVLFARVGTVHCYQCGRPIESQTVSQIVDSLMMLDEGSKIHVLAPIIKDRKGEYKKELANLRAKGYVRARIDGEMRGLEEDIVLKKTFKHTIEVVIDRLVVKPGIERRLADSVELALDLGEKFMSVVVGDAGKELTFSQNFACIKCGISYPVVEPRMFSFNNPNGACEKCHGLGVDKKVSEDMIVPDTSLTLAEGAVVPWASKTAIYYWNMLESLAEHYKFDANTTPFSKIPAKARKTILHGSEEETFKFKYASEGKTKYWVGKFEGVVPNLQRRYLETDSEWIRDDIEKYMRVEPCPVCNGARLRPEALGVKICGKNIIAVTALSIKEAVKYFDTLDLTAQQKHIGERVIKEIRERLGFMQNVGLEYLTLDRASATLSGGEGQRIRLATQIGSALVGVLYILDEPSIGLHQRDNDRLLETLTRLRDIGNTVIVVEHDRDTISASDHVVDIGPGAGVHGGEIVAQGTPKEVMGNKNSLTGKYLSHDLSIPVPKQRRSGTGKKLSIIGAEQNNLKKINVDIELGKFTCVTGVSGSGKSTLIIDILYKSLAREINRSGIIPGKFKSLKGVEFLDKVIDIDQSPIGRTPRSNPATYTGLFTPIRELFTMVPESRKRGYKAGRFSFNVPGGRCESCTGDGIKKIEMHFLPDVYVTCEVCKGKRFNRETLDIHYKGKNISEVLDMTIEEAMPVFGPVPTVNTKLQTLMDVGLGYIKLGQAATTLSGGEAQRVKLSRELSKRGTGSTIYILDEPTTGLHFHDIRKLLEVLNRLVDGGNTLVVIEHNLDVIKTADHIIDLGPEGGDAGGHIVAKGTPEEVAKVKGSYTGKYLSAELSSGRRT; this comes from the coding sequence ATGAAAAAAGGAACGATTCTTATAAAAGGCGCCCGCGAGCACAACCTCAAGAACATCGATCTGGAGCTTCCGCGCGACAAGCTGATAGTCTTTACAGGCATCTCCGGTTCGGGGAAATCTTCGCTCGCGTTCGATACCATCTACGCCGAAGGGCAGAGGCGCTATGTGGAGTCGCTCTCGGCCTACGCCCGCCAGTTCCTTGAGCAGATGGAAAAACCGGATGTCGACTTGATAGAAGGGTTATCCCCCGCCATCTCCATAGAACAGAAGACCACGAGCAAGAATCCCCGCTCCACGGTCGGCACGGTAACGGAGATCTACGATTACCTCCGCGTCCTCTTCGCACGCGTAGGGACGGTCCACTGCTACCAGTGCGGCAGGCCGATAGAGTCGCAGACCGTCTCGCAGATAGTCGACAGTCTGATGATGCTCGACGAAGGATCGAAGATACATGTCCTCGCACCTATCATCAAGGATCGCAAAGGGGAGTATAAAAAGGAGCTGGCAAACCTCCGCGCGAAAGGATACGTAAGGGCGCGCATCGACGGCGAGATGAGAGGGCTGGAGGAGGATATAGTCCTTAAAAAGACTTTCAAGCATACCATCGAGGTCGTCATAGACAGGCTTGTTGTGAAACCGGGGATAGAAAGGAGGCTCGCCGATTCGGTGGAGCTCGCGCTTGACCTTGGCGAGAAGTTCATGAGCGTCGTTGTAGGCGACGCGGGGAAGGAGCTGACGTTCAGCCAGAACTTCGCCTGCATCAAGTGCGGTATCTCATATCCGGTCGTTGAGCCGAGGATGTTCTCGTTCAACAATCCGAACGGCGCGTGCGAGAAGTGCCACGGTCTCGGCGTAGATAAAAAAGTGAGCGAAGATATGATAGTGCCGGATACCTCCCTGACACTTGCCGAAGGTGCGGTGGTGCCGTGGGCGAGCAAGACCGCGATTTATTACTGGAACATGCTTGAATCGCTGGCGGAGCATTATAAGTTCGACGCGAACACGACGCCGTTTTCAAAAATTCCGGCGAAGGCGCGCAAGACCATCCTCCACGGCTCGGAAGAGGAGACCTTCAAATTCAAGTATGCCAGCGAAGGGAAGACGAAGTACTGGGTCGGCAAGTTCGAAGGGGTGGTGCCGAATCTTCAAAGGCGTTACCTAGAAACCGATTCGGAGTGGATAAGGGACGACATCGAGAAATACATGCGGGTGGAGCCGTGCCCTGTCTGCAACGGCGCGCGATTGAGGCCCGAAGCGCTCGGCGTGAAGATCTGCGGAAAGAACATAATCGCCGTCACTGCCCTCTCCATCAAGGAGGCTGTTAAATATTTCGACACTCTCGACCTGACCGCGCAGCAGAAGCATATAGGCGAGCGGGTGATAAAGGAGATAAGGGAAAGGCTCGGCTTCATGCAGAATGTCGGGCTTGAGTATCTAACCCTCGACAGGGCGTCGGCGACGCTCTCCGGCGGCGAAGGGCAGAGGATAAGGCTTGCCACGCAGATAGGTTCCGCGCTTGTAGGTGTACTTTACATTCTCGACGAGCCGAGCATAGGGCTCCACCAGCGGGATAATGACAGACTACTCGAAACGCTTACGCGCCTTCGAGATATCGGCAACACTGTGATAGTGGTGGAGCATGACCGCGACACTATATCGGCATCGGACCATGTCGTAGATATCGGCCCCGGCGCCGGCGTGCATGGCGGGGAGATAGTGGCGCAAGGGACGCCGAAGGAGGTAATGGGGAACAAAAACTCCCTCACCGGTAAATATCTGTCGCACGATCTCTCCATTCCTGTGCCGAAACAGAGGAGGAGCGGAACGGGAAAGAAGCTCTCGATAATCGGCGCCGAACAGAACAATCTGAAAAAAATAAATGTCGATATTGAGCTCGGCAAATTCACATGCGTCACCGGCGTCTCCGGCTCGGGGAAGAGCACGCTGATAATAGACATCCTCTACAAATCTCTCGCGCGAGAGATTAACAGGAGCGGCATCATACCGGGTAAATTCAAATCTCTAAAAGGTGTTGAATTCCTCGACAAGGTGATAGATATAGACCAGTCCCCGATAGGGCGAACCCCCCGCTCCAATCCCGCAACTTATACCGGCCTCTTCACGCCGATAAGGGAGCTCTTCACGATGGTGCCGGAGAGCAGGAAGAGGGGTTACAAGGCGGGGCGATTCTCGTTCAACGTGCCGGGTGGGAGGTGCGAATCGTGCACCGGCGACGGAATAAAGAAGATAGAGATGCACTTTCTTCCAGATGTCTACGTCACCTGCGAAGTCTGCAAAGGGAAGCGTTTCAACAGGGAGACGCTCGACATACATTACAAGGGGAAGAACATTTCCGAAGTCTTGGACATGACCATCGAGGAGGCGATGCCGGTATTCGGTCCGGTGCCGACCGTAAACACAAAGCTTCAAACCCTCATGGATGTCGGCCTCGGCTACATCAAGCTTGGCCAGGCGGCGACCACCCTTTCCGGCGGGGAGGCGCAGAGGGTGAAGCTCTCGCGCGAACTGAGCAAGCGCGGAACCGGGAGCACCATTTACATACTCGACGAGCCGACTACCGGTCTTCACTTTCACGACATAAGAAAACTGCTGGAGGTGCTGAACCGCCTTGTAGACGGGGGGAATACACTTGTGGTTATCGAACATAACCTCGATGTGATAAAGACGGCGGACCACATAATAGACCTCGGACCCGAAGGTGGGGACGCAGGGGGGCACATTGTTGCGAAAGGAACGCCGGAAGAGGTGGCGAAAGTAAAGGGATCGTATACCGGCAAATATCTGTCGGCGGAACTCTCATCCGGCAGGCGAACATAG
- a CDS encoding undecaprenyl-diphosphate phosphatase yields MLGVLQGLTEFLPVSSSGHLVLMQSYLGLEEPMVFFDILLHVGTVAAVVVVYRDDLWRMAVQSFDALKKGFRNLDQLPEARTVVMIVVANIPTAVMGLALEDYFERLFASPFSVGCFLIVTGIILFATRNSGKGEKRDSAMTVRDAVIIGIAQGFAITPGISRSGMTIAVALLLGIERASAARFSFLLSIPAILGAVVLKSRHIDQLDGDLAVYMSGAVVSFVVGIFALKWLIEWVRRGKLSWFSWYVWLVGAVAIVSYF; encoded by the coding sequence ATTCTCGGCGTTTTACAGGGCCTCACTGAATTCCTTCCGGTAAGCAGTTCGGGCCATCTTGTGCTGATGCAGTCGTACCTCGGCCTTGAAGAGCCGATGGTATTTTTCGATATCCTTCTGCACGTCGGAACGGTTGCCGCAGTGGTTGTCGTCTACCGCGATGATCTCTGGCGGATGGCAGTTCAATCGTTCGACGCGCTGAAAAAGGGGTTCCGGAATCTCGACCAACTTCCGGAGGCGCGCACCGTCGTGATGATAGTCGTAGCGAATATCCCCACGGCTGTCATGGGTCTCGCCCTCGAAGATTATTTCGAACGTCTTTTCGCCTCCCCCTTTTCGGTCGGCTGTTTCCTTATCGTTACCGGGATAATCCTCTTCGCCACGCGCAACAGCGGAAAAGGGGAGAAGAGGGACAGCGCCATGACGGTAAGGGACGCGGTGATAATAGGGATAGCCCAGGGCTTTGCCATCACGCCCGGTATATCCCGTTCCGGCATGACGATAGCCGTCGCGCTCCTTCTTGGGATCGAACGCGCCTCCGCGGCGAGATTTTCGTTTCTCCTCTCCATCCCCGCGATACTAGGCGCGGTTGTTTTGAAGTCGAGACATATAGACCAGCTGGACGGCGACCTGGCCGTATACATGTCGGGGGCGGTCGTCTCCTTCGTTGTCGGGATATTCGCGCTCAAGTGGCTTATCGAATGGGTGCGCCGCGGAAAACTTTCATGGTTTTCATGGTATGTCTGGCTCGTCGGCGCAGTCGCGATAGTCTCATATTTTTAG
- the lpxB gene encoding lipid-A-disaccharide synthase has protein sequence MRYFISAAEESGEIYGARLVKEIKAIDADAEFEGVGGDRMKAAGVKILYHSKDLAAIGLIDILKKIFFFKKVLGDIGNRLKSARFDAVIVIDAPELNFRVGKMAHKAGIPVFYYVCPQLWAWRSYRVNSVKKWVDTMLVIFPFEEAFYRNRGVNVKFIGHPLLDEISLDFNRESVRNDLMPPNTRKLVGLLPGSRNSEIRSILVPLIETADIIHVKRPDIGFAVPVAPHISRHAILEVAGGREYIKIINGGSHKVMAGSDFLITKSGTSTLEAAIFGIPMIIVYRSSFLSYWLPRILANVNFAGLPNLIAGREIATEYLQGSFKPEAVAREALDILSNQIRLEEKGKEMNMVRKSLGSSGAAERAAEYIIKKLGEILIRKEEDGSDELENLGMIDKIDTSGKSGDIELID, from the coding sequence ATGAGATATTTTATTTCCGCCGCCGAAGAGTCGGGTGAGATCTACGGCGCGCGCCTCGTCAAAGAGATAAAGGCGATCGACGCCGACGCGGAATTCGAAGGGGTTGGCGGCGACAGAATGAAGGCCGCCGGCGTAAAGATCCTCTATCACTCGAAGGACCTTGCGGCGATAGGTCTTATAGACATTCTGAAAAAGATATTTTTTTTCAAAAAGGTTCTGGGAGATATAGGCAACAGGCTGAAGTCGGCCCGCTTCGACGCGGTGATCGTTATCGACGCGCCTGAACTCAATTTCCGCGTAGGCAAAATGGCGCACAAGGCAGGCATTCCGGTTTTCTACTATGTCTGTCCCCAGCTCTGGGCGTGGCGCAGTTACAGGGTGAATTCGGTGAAAAAATGGGTAGATACCATGCTGGTCATCTTTCCTTTCGAGGAAGCCTTTTACAGGAATCGGGGGGTGAACGTAAAGTTCATAGGCCATCCGCTCCTCGATGAAATTTCGCTCGATTTCAACAGGGAGTCGGTGAGGAACGATCTGATGCCCCCAAATACCAGAAAACTGGTCGGCCTTCTCCCGGGTAGCAGAAATTCAGAGATAAGATCCATCCTTGTTCCGCTCATCGAAACCGCCGATATCATTCATGTGAAAAGGCCCGATATAGGTTTTGCAGTGCCTGTCGCGCCGCATATCTCAAGGCACGCCATACTGGAAGTTGCCGGAGGGCGGGAGTATATAAAGATTATAAACGGCGGATCGCACAAGGTGATGGCGGGGTCGGATTTCCTTATCACGAAATCTGGTACATCCACTCTTGAGGCGGCGATATTCGGTATTCCGATGATAATAGTTTACCGCTCCTCCTTTCTCTCCTACTGGCTCCCCAGGATACTGGCAAATGTGAATTTCGCAGGACTGCCGAATCTTATAGCGGGGAGGGAGATTGCTACGGAATACCTGCAGGGCTCTTTCAAGCCGGAGGCGGTAGCGCGTGAAGCGCTCGATATCCTGTCGAACCAGATAAGGCTCGAGGAGAAGGGAAAAGAGATGAACATGGTGCGCAAGAGCCTCGGTTCGTCCGGCGCCGCAGAGAGGGCGGCGGAATATATCATTAAAAAACTTGGCGAGATACTTATCCGGAAAGAGGAAGACGGTTCGGATGAACTGGAGAATCTCGGAATGATCGATAAAATAGATACGTCCGGCAAATCCGGCGATATAGAATTGATAGATTAA